Proteins found in one Acidobacteriota bacterium genomic segment:
- a CDS encoding PEP-CTERM sorting domain-containing protein yields the protein MPTFMRWLAVLVIALTLPSPVQATPLVLDFEGLGEFDAVTTQFPGLTFSNATVLTAGSSLNEQDFPPKSGVNAVLDDGGPLTIAFNTPIAAFGGYFNYIAQLTLVAFDSANNPLGSVTSAFSANGLESGEPGSAPNELLQLSSLLGIASVVITGDPAGGSFFIDDATITPFDAPTPTPVPEPSSLLLVLGGASALLARRRRGAASQPLD from the coding sequence ATGCCCACCTTCATGCGTTGGCTGGCTGTACTGGTCATCGCGCTCACCCTCCCGTCGCCAGTTCAGGCAACGCCGTTGGTCCTGGACTTCGAGGGCCTGGGCGAGTTCGACGCCGTGACGACGCAGTTCCCAGGACTGACGTTCTCCAACGCCACCGTCCTGACCGCGGGCAGCTCCCTCAACGAGCAGGACTTTCCGCCCAAGTCCGGCGTGAATGCCGTGTTGGACGACGGAGGTCCCCTCACGATCGCGTTCAACACGCCCATTGCGGCCTTCGGCGGCTACTTCAACTACATCGCGCAGTTGACGCTGGTCGCGTTCGACAGCGCCAACAACCCGCTGGGCTCGGTGACTTCCGCCTTCTCGGCCAACGGCCTGGAGTCTGGCGAGCCTGGCAGCGCGCCCAATGAGCTGCTGCAACTCTCGTCGCTCCTGGGCATCGCATCGGTCGTCATCACCGGGGATCCGGCTGGCGGGTCCTTCTTCATCGACGACGCCACGATCACCCCGTTCGACGCACCGACGCCGACTCCGGTGCCCGAACCGAGTTCTCTACTGTTGGTCCTTGGCGGTGCCTCAGCACTCCTGGCGCGACGCCGCAGGGGAGCCGCAAGCCAGCCTCTGGACTGA
- a CDS encoding ferritin-like domain-containing protein, with amino-acid sequence MTATDTTKARAALIDGLNEDLAREYQAIIAYIVYSQMLKGAAYMAIAEELQKHASEELSHALKVAKHIDYLGGTPVAKPKPVKVTEKAEEMLRADLENETETVREYRKRLQQAEALGEFGIAEDLREILRQEMEHQIDLATALGIDVPHLS; translated from the coding sequence ATGACGGCAACCGACACCACGAAGGCGCGAGCGGCCCTGATCGACGGGCTGAACGAAGATCTGGCGAGGGAGTACCAGGCGATCATCGCCTACATCGTGTACTCGCAGATGCTCAAGGGCGCGGCGTACATGGCCATCGCCGAGGAGCTCCAGAAACACGCCTCGGAGGAGCTGAGTCACGCGCTCAAGGTGGCCAAACACATCGACTACCTCGGCGGCACGCCGGTGGCCAAGCCGAAGCCGGTGAAGGTCACCGAGAAGGCTGAAGAGATGCTCCGCGCCGACCTCGAGAACGAGACGGAGACCGTGCGGGAGTACCGTAAGCGGCTTCAACAGGCCGAAGCGTTGGGCGAGTTCGGCATCGCCGAGGACCTCCGCGAGATCCTGCGCCAGGAGATGGAGCATCAGATCGATCTCGCCACCGCGCTGGGCATCGACGTGCCTCACCTGTCGTAG
- a CDS encoding pyridoxamine 5'-phosphate oxidase family protein: MSGDLNKLYEHIDDIEIAMMTTRRLDGHLQSRAMATQKRAAGADLWFVTLDGTPKVRDLLADPHVNLAYYKDRTREWISVSGLAALTRDRAKIHELYAPEWAAWFPKEGDPRDGTKDDPRMVLIGVTIHAAAFLEMNEPQPVVLFELVKGWLTGNTPDVGQMHHVTPPRPT; the protein is encoded by the coding sequence ATGTCCGGTGACCTGAACAAGCTCTACGAACACATCGACGACATCGAGATCGCCATGATGACGACGCGGCGGCTCGATGGTCACCTGCAGTCGCGGGCGATGGCCACGCAGAAGCGTGCGGCCGGCGCGGATCTCTGGTTCGTCACGCTCGACGGCACGCCGAAGGTGCGCGACCTCCTGGCGGACCCGCACGTGAACCTCGCGTACTACAAGGATCGGACGCGCGAGTGGATCTCGGTGTCGGGCCTCGCGGCGCTGACGCGAGACCGCGCGAAGATTCACGAGCTGTACGCGCCGGAATGGGCCGCATGGTTCCCGAAGGAGGGCGACCCTCGCGACGGCACGAAGGACGACCCGCGCATGGTGCTCATCGGGGTCACGATTCACGCCGCCGCGTTTCTCGAGATGAACGAGCCGCAGCCGGTGGTGCTGTTCGAGCTCGTGAAGGGTTGGCTGACCGGGAACACGCCCGACGTCGGGCAGATGCACCACGTGACTCCGCCCCGCCCGACGTGA
- a CDS encoding DUF2029 domain-containing protein gives MPSWLKPLVWPLAFLGLAALLYSTRIQREMVDFEVYRTAAERALTGEPLYRASDGHYQFKYLPAFALAMAPFAVVDHEAAKVIWFALSAGLLSAFLRWSVRALPERRRSEKVLLWLTVLFMAKFYAHELMLGQTNILLGTLLVGALLAVQIDAPRAAGVLMGLAAFVKPYALLLLPWLAFTYGAASVLAAVVVLVAGLLLPALFYGWGGNIQLLADWFQAVTGTTENNLLGADNVSLAAMWAKWLGIGQIATALTTVTIGVVLGLVAVVWVRRRQITNPDYLEFAMLMLVVPLLSPQGWDYVLLLGTPAVVCLLDRWEEVGPEWRIATAASLALMGLTIFDLMGRALYARFMALSIVSVAAIGVAVALTHLRWRELG, from the coding sequence GTGCCCAGTTGGCTCAAGCCGCTCGTCTGGCCGCTCGCGTTTCTCGGGCTGGCAGCGCTCCTCTACAGCACCAGGATCCAGCGCGAGATGGTGGACTTCGAGGTCTATCGCACGGCGGCCGAGCGCGCGTTGACCGGCGAGCCGCTGTACCGCGCGAGCGACGGCCACTACCAGTTCAAGTACCTGCCGGCCTTCGCCCTCGCGATGGCGCCCTTCGCCGTGGTCGACCACGAAGCCGCCAAGGTCATCTGGTTCGCGCTCTCCGCCGGGCTGCTGTCCGCGTTCCTGCGCTGGTCCGTGCGCGCCCTCCCCGAGCGCCGCCGGTCCGAGAAGGTCCTCCTCTGGCTCACCGTGCTGTTCATGGCCAAGTTCTACGCCCACGAGCTGATGCTCGGCCAGACGAACATCCTGCTCGGCACGCTGCTCGTCGGCGCGCTGCTGGCCGTGCAGATCGACGCGCCGCGGGCGGCCGGCGTGCTGATGGGGCTGGCGGCGTTCGTCAAGCCGTACGCGCTCCTCCTGCTGCCCTGGCTCGCGTTCACCTATGGTGCCGCCTCCGTTCTCGCCGCCGTCGTCGTCCTCGTCGCGGGCCTGCTGCTGCCGGCGCTGTTCTACGGCTGGGGCGGCAACATCCAGCTCCTCGCCGACTGGTTCCAGGCCGTGACGGGGACGACCGAGAACAACCTGCTCGGCGCCGACAACGTCTCGCTCGCCGCGATGTGGGCCAAGTGGCTCGGCATCGGCCAGATTGCCACGGCGCTCACGACCGTGACGATCGGCGTCGTGCTCGGGCTCGTGGCCGTCGTGTGGGTCCGGCGCCGGCAAATCACGAACCCCGACTACCTCGAGTTCGCGATGCTCATGCTCGTGGTGCCGCTGCTCTCGCCCCAGGGCTGGGACTACGTGCTCTTGCTCGGCACGCCCGCGGTCGTCTGCCTGCTGGACCGCTGGGAGGAGGTCGGCCCCGAATGGCGCATCGCCACGGCCGCATCGCTCGCGCTGATGGGCCTCACGATCTTCGACCTGATGGGCCGCGCGCTCTACGCGCGGTTCATGGCGCTGTCGATCGTCAGCGTCGCGGCGATCGGCGTGGCCGTCGCCCTCACGCACCTGCGATGGCGGGAGTTGGGATGA
- a CDS encoding DMT family transporter → MTALLVLMVVIWGVNYSVLKRAFLEIPPPVFATLRLAIASSVYLAMIALARRRTPGGATTGLAAIFYTPHKVTAQDRRDLVWLGFSGHCLYQLFFVGGLARTTASNGALIFGTTPAVVALASAIMGHERVGLVHWLGAALSAVGIYFVVGHGASLGSSTLAGDLMIGAGVVCWAAYTIGGIRLMARHSPLFVTGVSMAIGTVPYALISLPDFADVQWGALSGAVWGALLFASLGAFCFCYLVWYAGVQRLGPSYTAMYSNAIPLVAMLVAAVWLGEPLTVLKIVGAALVVGGVVLTRLQRS, encoded by the coding sequence ATGACCGCGCTCCTCGTCCTGATGGTCGTGATTTGGGGCGTCAACTACAGCGTCCTCAAGCGCGCGTTCCTCGAAATTCCTCCGCCCGTGTTCGCCACGCTTCGGCTGGCGATCGCGTCATCGGTCTACCTGGCGATGATCGCGCTCGCGCGGCGTCGCACGCCTGGCGGCGCGACGACCGGGCTCGCCGCCATCTTCTACACGCCGCACAAGGTCACGGCGCAGGATCGCCGCGACCTCGTGTGGCTCGGCTTCTCCGGCCACTGCCTGTATCAACTGTTCTTCGTCGGCGGGCTGGCGAGGACGACGGCGTCGAACGGCGCGCTGATCTTCGGCACCACGCCGGCGGTCGTCGCGCTGGCCTCGGCGATCATGGGGCACGAGCGCGTCGGCCTCGTGCACTGGCTGGGCGCCGCGCTCTCGGCCGTCGGCATCTACTTCGTCGTCGGCCACGGCGCGTCGCTCGGATCGAGCACGCTCGCCGGCGATCTCATGATCGGGGCCGGCGTCGTCTGCTGGGCGGCCTACACGATCGGGGGCATCCGCCTGATGGCACGCCACTCACCGCTCTTCGTCACCGGCGTGTCGATGGCGATCGGCACGGTGCCGTACGCGCTCATCTCCCTGCCGGACTTCGCGGACGTCCAGTGGGGCGCGCTGAGCGGGGCGGTCTGGGGTGCGTTGCTCTTCGCGTCGCTCGGCGCGTTCTGCTTCTGCTATCTCGTGTGGTACGCAGGCGTGCAGCGCCTCGGGCCGTCGTACACGGCGATGTACTCGAACGCGATCCCGCTCGTGGCGATGCTCGTGGCCGCCGTCTGGCTCGGCGAGCCGCTCACGGTCCTCAAGATCGTGGGCGCCGCGCTGGTCGTCGGCGGCGTGGTGCTGACGCGGCTGCAGCGATCGTGA
- the atpF gene encoding F0F1 ATP synthase subunit B: MNNPLVQPDPGLFIWTILTFLVLVALLAKFAWRPLLAALDRRHQLIAKSVEDAERARQELERVRQDAAKLLADARIEGESIVARSRTAAERLGEEMRQKAAAEAAGILTKAEREIQLETSRAIEQVRREAVELSVEIASKILHRAVTPEDNRALIEDTIKQIGGTRH; this comes from the coding sequence GTGAACAACCCGCTGGTACAGCCGGATCCCGGCCTGTTCATCTGGACCATCCTGACGTTCCTGGTCCTCGTGGCGCTCTTGGCGAAGTTCGCCTGGCGGCCGCTGCTCGCCGCGCTGGACCGGCGGCATCAGCTCATCGCGAAGTCGGTCGAGGACGCCGAACGGGCCCGCCAGGAGCTCGAGCGCGTCCGGCAGGACGCCGCGAAGCTGCTCGCCGACGCGAGGATCGAAGGCGAATCGATCGTGGCCCGCAGCCGCACCGCGGCCGAACGGCTCGGCGAAGAGATGCGGCAGAAGGCGGCCGCCGAGGCAGCCGGCATCCTCACCAAGGCCGAACGCGAAATCCAGCTCGAGACGTCGCGCGCGATCGAACAGGTCCGCCGCGAGGCGGTGGAGCTGTCCGTGGAGATCGCGTCCAAGATCCTCCATCGCGCGGTGACGCCCGAGGACAACCGCGCGCTCATCGAAGACACCATCAAGCAGATCGGTGGCACCCGCCACTGA
- a CDS encoding ATP synthase F0 subunit C has protein sequence MLDVLVLAQESAAATANLSLGYAGAGLGLGLAVIGAGLGIGRLAAGVAEGVARQPSAAGQISGATNLPLFLLEGVAILAEVFCLLIVLK, from the coding sequence ATGCTGGATGTGTTGGTACTCGCGCAGGAATCCGCGGCGGCGACTGCGAACTTGAGCTTGGGCTATGCGGGCGCCGGTCTCGGTCTTGGGCTCGCGGTCATCGGCGCCGGGCTGGGCATCGGACGGCTCGCGGCCGGCGTTGCCGAGGGCGTGGCGCGGCAGCCGAGCGCGGCGGGTCAGATCAGCGGCGCAACGAACCTGCCGCTCTTCCTGCTCGAAGGCGTCGCGATCCTCGCCGAGGTGTTTTGTCTGCTGATCGTGTTGAAGTAG
- the atpB gene encoding F0F1 ATP synthase subunit A, which yields MFEQGHVPEPQTAAEGFNAGEVIIGHVSNSSREHPLIHLPTIFGIDMSVTKHVFMLWLVAAALFLIVTAIVRRYVRQERLVPTGAANVLELVVEFIRDGVVRPNVGGKWTEAWTPFLLTMFLFILGANLIGLIPIFDVIGLVDHYVLHTAEGSFVKRLIHGSSTATGNFNVTAGLAVVTFFAIILAGTRVHGFVKHWANLVPHGLPKPLYVLLIPMEIIGMLVRPFALTMRLAANMTGGHIAILAIMSFVFIFAESLGATPAIGIGLGFSLPLSVGVSGLEIIVVLVQAYVFTLLSAVFIGMAIHAHH from the coding sequence ATGTTCGAGCAGGGCCACGTCCCGGAACCGCAGACGGCTGCCGAGGGGTTCAACGCCGGTGAGGTCATCATCGGCCACGTCTCCAACAGCTCTCGCGAGCACCCGCTCATCCATCTGCCGACGATCTTCGGCATCGACATGTCGGTGACGAAGCACGTGTTCATGTTGTGGCTGGTGGCGGCCGCGCTCTTCCTGATCGTGACGGCGATCGTGCGCCGTTACGTGCGGCAGGAGCGTCTCGTGCCCACCGGCGCGGCCAACGTGCTCGAGCTCGTCGTCGAGTTCATCCGCGACGGCGTCGTCCGGCCGAACGTCGGCGGCAAGTGGACCGAGGCGTGGACGCCGTTCTTGCTGACGATGTTCCTGTTCATCCTCGGCGCGAACCTGATCGGGCTGATTCCCATCTTCGACGTGATCGGGCTCGTCGATCACTACGTGCTGCACACGGCCGAAGGCTCGTTCGTCAAGCGCCTGATCCACGGCAGCTCGACCGCGACGGGCAACTTCAACGTCACGGCCGGCCTCGCGGTGGTCACGTTCTTCGCGATCATCCTGGCCGGGACGCGCGTCCACGGGTTCGTGAAGCACTGGGCGAACCTCGTGCCGCACGGGTTGCCGAAGCCGCTGTACGTCCTGCTGATTCCGATGGAGATCATCGGCATGCTCGTGCGGCCGTTCGCGCTCACGATGCGACTCGCCGCGAACATGACGGGCGGCCACATCGCGATTCTCGCGATCATGTCGTTCGTGTTCATCTTCGCCGAGTCGCTCGGCGCCACGCCGGCCATCGGCATCGGCCTGGGCTTCTCGCTGCCGCTGTCGGTCGGCGTCTCGGGGCTCGAGATCATCGTCGTCCTCGTGCAGGCGTACGTCTTCACCTTGCTGTCGGCCGTGTTCATCGGCATGGCCATTCACGCGCATCACTAA
- a CDS encoding AtpZ/AtpI family protein: MKEDRRNRSLARSMRMFQRSLERAGPAAAASYSLIGAILLFGAIGYGIDRWRGSAPWGLAGGLALGLVIGFYQLAKAVWKPR, translated from the coding sequence ATGAAGGAAGATCGCCGCAATCGCTCGCTGGCCCGATCCATGCGGATGTTCCAGCGAAGCCTGGAACGGGCCGGGCCGGCCGCCGCCGCGAGCTACTCGCTCATTGGCGCCATCCTGCTCTTCGGAGCCATCGGGTACGGCATCGACCGGTGGCGTGGCTCCGCGCCGTGGGGCTTGGCCGGGGGTCTGGCGTTAGGGCTCGTGATCGGGTTCTATCAGTTGGCCAAGGCTGTCTGGAAACCGCGATGA
- a CDS encoding VWA domain-containing protein produces MTTVLILAALAAPRAAGPAVQRATVERHVFVRVTDGKNQPVSGLSPADFTIREDGVAREVLRVAPAPPPTHVALLVDDTAGVQPVLTNLRAALKAFAFGLTGQPSPPAISIITYAERPTSLLPYTSSDAALERAIQRVIPRPGGGAYLFDAIAESAQALRKLGAVQPAIVAFVMDGSPVFSNQRHTDVANALRDAGASLWTIQLQRTGTDDGTAEQERARVVSDVTGWSGGLNVPILSGQALESAFATLSAAMLGRYDVTYGRPESLIPPTRLAVESRNKALRLSAPRWPAP; encoded by the coding sequence ATGACCACCGTCCTGATCCTGGCCGCGCTGGCCGCGCCGCGGGCCGCGGGTCCGGCCGTCCAGCGTGCGACCGTCGAACGCCACGTGTTCGTGCGCGTCACCGACGGCAAGAATCAGCCGGTGTCCGGGCTCTCCCCCGCCGACTTCACGATCCGCGAGGACGGCGTCGCGCGGGAAGTTTTGCGCGTGGCGCCCGCCCCGCCGCCGACCCACGTCGCGCTCCTCGTGGACGACACCGCCGGCGTGCAGCCGGTGCTGACGAACCTGCGGGCGGCCCTCAAGGCGTTCGCGTTCGGGCTCACCGGCCAGCCCTCGCCGCCGGCCATCAGCATCATCACCTACGCCGAGCGGCCGACCTCGCTCTTGCCCTACACGAGCAGCGACGCCGCCCTCGAGCGGGCGATTCAGCGCGTCATCCCGCGGCCCGGCGGCGGCGCCTATCTCTTCGACGCGATCGCCGAGAGCGCCCAGGCCCTGCGCAAGCTCGGCGCGGTGCAGCCCGCGATCGTCGCGTTCGTGATGGACGGCAGCCCCGTGTTCAGCAACCAGCGGCACACCGACGTCGCCAACGCGCTGCGCGACGCCGGCGCGTCGCTCTGGACGATCCAGTTGCAGCGCACCGGCACCGACGACGGCACGGCGGAGCAGGAGCGCGCGCGGGTCGTGAGCGATGTCACCGGCTGGAGCGGCGGGCTCAACGTGCCAATCCTCTCGGGCCAGGCGCTCGAGTCGGCGTTCGCGACGCTGTCGGCGGCGATGCTCGGGCGGTACGACGTCACCTACGGGCGCCCCGAGTCCCTGATTCCGCCGACGCGGCTCGCCGTCGAGAGCCGCAACAAGGCGCTGCGCCTCTCGGCGCCGCGATGGCCCGCACCATGA
- a CDS encoding VWA domain-containing protein — MARTMTAPPRALVSTLVLLTALCAEPDAQVFRTGIDSVLLPVTVTDARNRLITDLRQDDFQVFEDGVPQEISVFSREPQPIALSLLVDSSVSMDEKLTVAQQAAVGFARTLRPHDVAQIIDFSSDIRIRQPFTNDAQALERAIRSIRTGGSTALYTAVYVALAELRRVKSQSPDDLRRQAIILLSDGEDNTSLKTYDDVADAVKESGVMIYAIGLREKETTPGVRRFNQGDFALRTFAQMTGGRVFFVDDVRQLPEVYLQVADELANQYFLGYNTKNLKRDGAWRQIAVRVTRPETVVRARAGYFGPGRAQ; from the coding sequence ATGGCCCGCACCATGACGGCGCCGCCGCGCGCGCTCGTGTCGACGCTCGTCCTGCTGACGGCCCTGTGCGCCGAGCCGGATGCGCAGGTCTTCCGGACCGGCATCGACTCGGTGCTGCTGCCCGTGACGGTCACCGACGCGCGCAACCGGCTGATCACCGACCTCCGCCAGGACGACTTCCAGGTCTTCGAGGACGGCGTCCCGCAGGAGATCTCCGTCTTCTCGCGCGAGCCGCAGCCGATCGCGCTGTCGCTGCTCGTCGACTCGAGCGTGAGCATGGACGAGAAGCTCACGGTGGCGCAGCAGGCAGCCGTGGGCTTCGCGCGCACGCTCCGGCCGCACGACGTCGCGCAGATCATCGACTTCAGCAGCGACATCCGCATCCGCCAGCCGTTCACGAACGACGCGCAGGCGCTCGAACGCGCGATCCGCTCGATCAGAACCGGCGGATCGACGGCGCTCTACACGGCCGTCTACGTCGCGCTGGCAGAGCTGCGCCGGGTGAAAAGCCAATCGCCGGATGACCTGCGGCGGCAGGCGATCATCCTGCTCTCGGACGGCGAGGACAACACCAGCCTCAAGACGTACGACGACGTGGCCGATGCCGTGAAAGAATCTGGCGTCATGATCTACGCCATCGGTCTGCGGGAGAAGGAGACGACGCCGGGCGTCCGCCGCTTCAACCAGGGCGATTTCGCGCTGCGGACGTTCGCGCAGATGACCGGCGGCCGGGTCTTCTTCGTCGACGACGTCCGGCAGTTGCCGGAGGTGTACTTGCAGGTCGCCGACGAGCTGGCCAACCAGTACTTCCTGGGCTACAACACGAAGAACCTGAAACGCGACGGCGCGTGGCGGCAGATCGCCGTGCGCGTCACGCGTCCCGAGACGGTCGTCCGCGCGCGCGCCGGCTACTTCGGCCCGGGCAGAGCCCAGTGA
- a CDS encoding uroporphyrinogen-III synthase — protein MTPRGRVFIIGAGPGDPRLVTARGVQLLAEADVVVYDRAAEPALRWARPDAERILAGAPAERETAQDALSMLVAEKARDGHVVARLKWGDPYVFDSGAKEALFLHEQQVPFEIVPGVPAAVGTAAYSGIPLTYPEAGDTLVLIRGSEDGLGRLPDVDWPALAELQGTWACLAAGSLVPAMLQALVDHGAPADGGAALVFHGTQPAQQTVAGTIGGLLAATSVEPPPGAALLVVGEVTRLREYLRWYDERPLFGRRIVITRSQEQARELVDMLESLGAQVVQAPTFRLAPPEDPEAIDRALSSVDDYRWLIFQSANAVARFMTALARGPRDVRALGRAAVCAVGASTAERLLAAGIKPDVTLPESGGESIADAIGTNGSLSATRVLIVRPDHLRSTLGEDLSARGAAVTDLVAYRTEPAPADSPAAQALYAMLLDGTVDAVTFTNPTAVQRFASLIGHEQAADLLNTTTVVTIGPVTARAAIELGVRQPLVADTYTVEGLVRKLVDALTRAT, from the coding sequence GTGACGCCGCGCGGGCGCGTCTTCATCATCGGCGCCGGCCCTGGCGACCCGCGGCTCGTCACGGCCCGCGGCGTTCAACTGCTCGCCGAAGCGGACGTCGTCGTCTACGATCGCGCGGCGGAGCCGGCGCTCCGCTGGGCACGGCCGGATGCCGAGCGGATTCTCGCCGGCGCGCCGGCCGAGCGGGAGACGGCGCAGGACGCGCTTTCGATGCTCGTCGCCGAGAAGGCCCGCGACGGCCACGTCGTCGCCCGGCTGAAGTGGGGCGACCCGTACGTGTTCGACAGCGGCGCCAAAGAAGCGCTCTTCCTCCACGAGCAGCAGGTGCCGTTCGAGATCGTGCCGGGCGTTCCGGCAGCCGTCGGTACGGCCGCCTACTCCGGCATCCCGCTCACGTACCCGGAAGCCGGGGACACGCTCGTGCTGATCCGCGGATCGGAAGACGGGCTCGGACGCCTGCCGGACGTGGACTGGCCGGCGCTCGCCGAATTGCAGGGGACGTGGGCGTGCCTGGCGGCCGGCTCGCTCGTTCCCGCGATGCTGCAGGCGCTCGTCGATCACGGCGCCCCGGCCGACGGCGGGGCCGCGCTCGTGTTCCACGGCACGCAGCCCGCGCAGCAGACCGTGGCCGGCACGATCGGCGGGCTGCTGGCGGCCACGAGCGTCGAGCCGCCGCCCGGCGCCGCGCTGCTCGTCGTGGGCGAGGTGACGCGGCTGCGCGAGTACCTGCGGTGGTACGACGAGCGGCCGCTGTTCGGCCGGCGGATCGTGATCACGCGGTCGCAGGAGCAGGCGCGCGAGCTCGTCGACATGCTCGAGTCGCTCGGCGCGCAGGTCGTGCAGGCGCCGACGTTCAGGCTCGCGCCGCCGGAGGATCCCGAGGCCATCGATCGCGCGCTCTCGTCGGTCGACGACTATCGCTGGCTGATCTTCCAGTCGGCCAACGCCGTCGCGCGATTCATGACGGCGCTCGCGCGAGGCCCGCGGGACGTGCGCGCGCTCGGCCGCGCGGCCGTCTGCGCCGTCGGCGCGTCCACCGCCGAGCGGCTGCTGGCGGCCGGCATCAAGCCCGACGTCACGCTGCCGGAATCTGGCGGCGAGAGCATCGCCGACGCGATCGGCACGAACGGCTCGCTGTCGGCGACGCGCGTGCTGATCGTGCGGCCGGATCATCTGCGCAGCACGCTCGGCGAGGATCTCTCGGCCCGCGGCGCTGCCGTGACCGATCTCGTGGCGTACCGCACCGAGCCGGCGCCCGCCGATTCGCCGGCCGCGCAGGCGCTCTACGCAATGTTGCTCGACGGCACCGTCGACGCCGTCACGTTCACGAACCCGACCGCCGTCCAGCGCTTCGCGTCGCTCATCGGTCACGAGCAGGCGGCCGATCTGCTCAACACGACGACGGTCGTGACGATCGGTCCGGTGACGGCGCGGGCCGCCATCGAGCTCGGCGTTCGCCAGCCGCTCGTCGCCGATACCTACACCGTCGAGGGCCTGGTCAGGAAGCTCGTGGACGCGCTGACCCGAGCGACCTGA
- a CDS encoding MFS transporter — MSSADTPAARLSTRLAFLVAGFGLSCWAPLVPFAKDRLAVDDRVLGALLLCLGIGSVLAMLVTGVLSARLGSRPIIVVSGFGLAAMLPVLALAATPLTLAAALLLFGAALGSLDVAMNIHAVDVERDAPRPLMSGFHALFSIGGFAGAAVITILLSFGTGAVESAAAASVLMVLAMAAARPRLLRATGTAGDAPLFVRPRGIVLLLAGLAAVTFLVEGALLDWSALLITGAGFVEVARGGVGYMLFAIAMTAGRLVGDALTARLGDGPTLLWGSGLAIAGFVVLLAVPVVPVALTGFVLIGLGAANIVPILFRHAGRQTSMPAGLAIAAVTTTGYAGVLVGPAAMGFVADAYGLEPAFWMLAALLCVVPLSSGWIVTAPTSRSRDGESRRPSREITRER, encoded by the coding sequence ATGTCGTCCGCTGATACGCCAGCCGCGCGTCTGTCGACCCGCCTCGCGTTTCTCGTCGCGGGATTCGGTCTGTCGTGCTGGGCGCCCCTCGTGCCGTTCGCGAAGGACCGTCTGGCCGTCGACGATCGCGTGCTCGGCGCGCTGCTGTTGTGCCTCGGCATCGGTTCCGTGCTCGCGATGCTCGTCACCGGCGTCCTGAGCGCCAGGCTCGGCAGCCGGCCGATCATCGTCGTCAGCGGGTTCGGGCTGGCGGCGATGCTGCCGGTGCTGGCGCTCGCGGCGACGCCGCTCACGCTCGCCGCGGCGCTCCTGCTCTTCGGCGCCGCGCTCGGATCGCTCGACGTCGCGATGAACATCCATGCGGTCGACGTGGAACGCGATGCGCCGCGCCCCCTGATGTCAGGATTCCACGCGCTGTTCAGCATCGGGGGGTTCGCGGGCGCCGCCGTGATCACGATCCTGCTGTCGTTCGGCACGGGAGCGGTCGAGAGCGCGGCCGCGGCATCCGTGCTGATGGTGCTCGCCATGGCCGCGGCGCGGCCCCGCCTGCTGCGTGCGACCGGCACCGCAGGCGATGCGCCTCTCTTCGTGCGTCCGCGCGGCATCGTCCTGCTGCTCGCCGGCCTCGCGGCGGTCACGTTCCTCGTCGAGGGCGCGCTGCTGGACTGGAGCGCGCTGCTCATCACCGGCGCCGGATTCGTGGAGGTGGCGCGAGGAGGCGTGGGCTACATGCTGTTTGCGATCGCGATGACGGCCGGCCGCCTCGTGGGCGATGCGCTCACAGCGCGCCTCGGCGACGGGCCGACGCTGCTCTGGGGCAGCGGCCTCGCGATAGCCGGGTTCGTCGTGCTGCTCGCGGTGCCGGTCGTCCCGGTGGCTCTGACGGGGTTCGTCCTGATCGGTCTCGGCGCGGCCAACATCGTCCCGATACTGTTCAGGCACGCAGGCCGGCAAACGAGCATGCCCGCGGGCCTCGCCATCGCCGCGGTGACGACGACAGGCTATGCCGGGGTGCTGGTGGGCCCAGCGGCGATGGGATTCGTCGCGGACGCGTACGGGCTCGAGCCGGCGTTCTGGATGCTCGCCGCGCTTCTGTGCGTGGTGCCGCTCTCTTCCGGATGGATCGTGACGGCTCCCACGAGCCGCTCCCGCGACGGCGAATCACGTCGGCCATCTCGAGAAATCACACGCGAGAGATGA